A single Streptomyces sp. Edi2 DNA region contains:
- a CDS encoding DMT family transporter — MQLNPTQVTPPSAPPPAMNATTSAATTAPRGIGRADLLARVALVLVWSSGFISGKIGLRHSAPYTFATLRFALAGGVLLVIALVSRRALPRGRLLAHLAVAGVLVQAVQFSSIYVGMDLGVPSGLAALIIALYPLTASLIAVPVLHERVTRGQCLGLVLGLGGVALAVGEGLHFDAGYLAGLGFVILALLGISAGTVYQKRFCRGMDPVSGNAVQLLAAAVAALLPALFAEGFDVTFTAGYWPVLLWTALVNSIVGVGLLYGLLQRHGTSQVSSLFYLVPMVTAGFAALLLDQHLGPLTLGGLVLATAGTLLAGRVRS; from the coding sequence ATGCAGTTGAACCCCACCCAAGTCACCCCGCCCTCCGCCCCTCCCCCGGCCATGAACGCCACCACGAGCGCGGCCACCACCGCACCACGCGGCATCGGGCGTGCCGACCTGTTGGCCCGCGTCGCCCTCGTACTCGTCTGGAGCTCCGGCTTCATCTCCGGCAAAATCGGCCTGCGCCACTCCGCCCCATACACCTTCGCGACCCTGCGCTTCGCCCTCGCCGGCGGGGTCCTGCTGGTGATCGCCCTGGTCAGCCGGCGTGCCTTACCCCGCGGCCGGCTGCTGGCGCATCTGGCCGTCGCCGGTGTCCTGGTGCAGGCCGTCCAGTTCTCCAGCATCTACGTCGGCATGGATCTCGGCGTCCCATCCGGGCTCGCCGCGCTGATCATCGCGCTCTACCCGCTGACGGCCTCGCTGATCGCCGTCCCCGTCCTGCACGAACGCGTCACCCGTGGCCAGTGCCTGGGCCTCGTACTGGGGCTCGGCGGGGTCGCGCTCGCGGTCGGAGAAGGGCTCCATTTCGACGCCGGCTACCTCGCCGGCCTCGGCTTCGTCATCCTGGCGCTTCTCGGCATCTCGGCCGGCACCGTTTACCAGAAGCGGTTCTGCCGCGGCATGGATCCGGTCTCCGGCAACGCCGTACAGCTGCTGGCCGCCGCCGTCGCCGCGTTGCTGCCCGCCCTGTTCGCGGAAGGTTTCGACGTCACTTTCACCGCCGGCTACTGGCCGGTGCTGCTGTGGACGGCACTCGTCAACTCCATCGTCGGTGTCGGCCTGCTCTACGGGCTCCTGCAACGCCACGGCACCAGCCAGGTGAGCAGCCTCTTCTACCTGGTCCCCATGGTCACGGCCGGCTTCGCAGCCCTGCTGCTCGACCAGCATCTCGGCCCCCTGACCCTCGGCGGACTGGTCCTGGCGACCGCGGGCACCCTGCTGGCCGGCCGCGTAAGGAGCTGA
- a CDS encoding dihydrofolate reductase family protein, translating to MSKLIVTAFVTLDGVMQAPGGKGEDVDEGFEHGGWQVPYVDDDFMGLMTEIFERAADHLLLGRKTYEIFAAHWPRVTDENDPIAVKLNAMPKYVASRTRNSLEWNNSHLLKGDVAESVAQLKAQLDGVIMTQGSSDLIHTLQRHDLVDEYRLLVNPVILGTGKRLFAEGAAPAAWTLTESRATSVGVQYCAYEKAGKPAYGSFMLDEQD from the coding sequence ATGAGCAAGCTGATCGTCACCGCATTCGTCACTCTGGACGGCGTCATGCAGGCCCCCGGCGGTAAGGGCGAGGACGTCGACGAAGGGTTCGAGCACGGCGGCTGGCAGGTTCCGTACGTCGATGACGACTTCATGGGACTGATGACGGAGATCTTCGAACGGGCCGCCGACCATCTCCTGCTCGGCCGGAAGACCTACGAGATCTTCGCCGCCCACTGGCCCCGCGTCACCGACGAGAACGACCCGATCGCCGTGAAGCTCAATGCCATGCCCAAGTACGTCGCCTCGCGCACCCGGAACAGCCTGGAGTGGAACAACTCCCATCTGCTGAAGGGCGACGTCGCCGAGTCCGTCGCACAGCTCAAGGCGCAGCTCGACGGCGTGATCATGACGCAGGGCAGCAGCGACCTCATCCACACCCTGCAGCGGCACGATCTCGTCGACGAGTACCGGCTGCTCGTCAACCCCGTGATCCTCGGCACCGGAAAGCGGCTCTTCGCCGAGGGCGCCGCCCCTGCCGCCTGGACACTCACGGAATCCCGGGCCACCAGTGTGGGGGTGCAGTACTGCGCCTATGAAAAGGCGGGGAAGCCCGCATATGGATCCTTCATGCTGGACGAGCAGGACTGA
- a CDS encoding MFS transporter has translation MRPWWPLVAICLGTFLFLLDTTVLNVALPALGTDLHAPLSGLQWVVNIYTLALAVLMLPFGSLADRFGARNVYVAGLTVFALASLGCALAPDTGLLIASRAVQGVGGAAMSVSTFALIGAVYRGPDRGKAMGVFGAVTGLGAAVGPMLGGVLTQYLSWRAAFLLNLPLVAGAVALTLRVLANDRRPQGHRIDLPGTAAFAVCTGALVHGLTRAGEDGWTPTVYASIALAAAALVVFVVLERRSAHPMLDVRLFGRASFVAVMVCVLASSAAFAALLFTSVWLQSGLGLGPVRAGVALMPLALASFATSLVAGRTLHGTSPRLVVGTGLLLSGIGCALQSGLDATSTAGSVALGLTVTGIGIGVMGPAMAGAVFAAVPADRGGMAAGTMTTFRQLGPTLGIAFFGVLFRTGSGAAPAEGLNRVYVAAAAAGLIGAALAYVFVPKPAPVPAAEEVSPPRGWRSA, from the coding sequence ATGCGCCCCTGGTGGCCGCTCGTGGCGATCTGCCTCGGCACCTTCCTGTTCCTGCTCGACACCACCGTCCTGAACGTCGCCCTGCCCGCCCTCGGCACCGACCTGCACGCACCCCTGTCCGGGCTGCAGTGGGTGGTGAACATCTACACCCTCGCCCTGGCCGTGCTGATGCTCCCCTTCGGCTCCCTCGCCGACCGGTTCGGCGCCCGCAATGTCTATGTCGCGGGTCTCACCGTCTTCGCCCTCGCCTCCCTGGGCTGCGCACTCGCGCCGGACACCGGGCTGCTGATCGCCTCGCGTGCGGTGCAGGGCGTCGGCGGCGCGGCCATGTCCGTGTCGACCTTCGCACTCATCGGTGCCGTCTACCGCGGCCCCGACCGAGGCAAGGCGATGGGCGTCTTCGGCGCGGTCACCGGCCTGGGTGCCGCCGTCGGCCCGATGCTCGGCGGCGTACTGACCCAATACCTCAGCTGGCGGGCCGCCTTCCTCCTCAACCTCCCCCTGGTCGCCGGCGCCGTCGCCCTCACCCTGCGCGTCCTCGCCAACGACCGCCGTCCGCAGGGCCACCGCATCGACCTGCCCGGCACCGCCGCGTTCGCCGTGTGCACCGGCGCCCTCGTCCACGGCCTCACCCGGGCCGGCGAGGACGGCTGGACTCCGACCGTGTACGCCTCGATCGCCCTGGCTGCCGCCGCGCTGGTCGTCTTCGTCGTCCTCGAACGCCGCAGCGCGCACCCGATGTTGGACGTACGGCTCTTCGGGCGGGCCTCCTTCGTGGCGGTGATGGTGTGCGTCCTGGCCTCCTCTGCGGCCTTCGCGGCGCTCCTGTTCACCTCGGTGTGGCTGCAGTCGGGCCTCGGCCTCGGTCCGGTACGCGCGGGGGTGGCCCTGATGCCCCTGGCCCTCGCCTCCTTCGCCACCTCACTGGTCGCGGGACGGACCCTGCACGGCACCTCGCCCCGCCTCGTCGTCGGCACCGGGCTCCTGCTCAGCGGTATCGGCTGCGCCCTGCAGAGCGGTCTCGACGCCACGTCCACCGCGGGCTCGGTGGCCCTTGGTCTCACCGTCACCGGTATCGGCATCGGCGTGATGGGCCCGGCCATGGCGGGGGCCGTCTTCGCGGCCGTTCCCGCCGACCGCGGCGGCATGGCGGCCGGGACGATGACGACCTTCCGCCAGCTCGGCCCGACCCTGGGCATCGCGTTCTTCGGCGTCCTGTTCCGGACGGGTTCCGGCGCCGCACCGGCCGAGGGCCTGAACCGGGTATACGTCGCCGCCGCGGCCGCCGGCCTGATCGGCGCGGCCCTCGCCTACGTCTTCGTACCGAAACCTGCACCTGTGCCGGCGGCTGAGGAGGTGTCTCCCCCAAGGGGCTGGCGCTCCGCCTGA
- a CDS encoding LacI family DNA-binding transcriptional regulator, which translates to MSSAQSEATMADVAHRAGVSVSTVSRTLRGLPTVSDTTRARVEAAARELSFAITRSASSLVTGRTGRVAVLMPNLATWFLSSTLSGMAPALREAGLDLLVYSVTDVHERADFFDRLPARRNADALLVVSFSLSPAERARLDDLGMPLVFVSQHSPGRPSVYVDDEDAALRGTRHLINLGHRRIACLQTHDTTGFAWSSKNRLTGHLRALAEAGLEHDDSLVMSVPDWKGGGMAPAAGRLLSLPDPPTAMFTETDDMAFRLLAALREANVPVPGRISVMGFDDHVMAGVMGLTTLAQPAVELGRAAVRLTRAVIDDSDGAHERHIVLPTELVPRGSTGPPPVGSQAERQPLGGDTSSAAGTGAGFGTKT; encoded by the coding sequence ATGTCCTCAGCGCAGAGCGAGGCCACGATGGCCGATGTGGCCCATCGGGCGGGGGTTTCGGTGTCCACCGTTTCGCGCACCTTGCGCGGATTGCCGACGGTCTCGGACACCACACGCGCCCGGGTGGAAGCCGCAGCCCGCGAACTCTCGTTCGCGATCACCCGCAGCGCCTCCAGCCTCGTCACCGGCCGCACCGGAAGAGTCGCCGTGCTGATGCCGAACCTGGCGACGTGGTTCCTGAGCTCGACTCTCTCCGGCATGGCACCCGCACTGCGCGAGGCGGGCCTCGACCTGCTGGTCTACAGCGTGACCGATGTGCACGAACGCGCCGATTTCTTCGACCGGTTGCCCGCCCGCCGCAACGCCGACGCCCTGCTCGTGGTGAGCTTCTCGCTCTCCCCCGCCGAACGCGCCCGCCTGGACGACCTCGGCATGCCCCTCGTCTTCGTCAGCCAGCACTCTCCGGGGCGCCCCAGCGTCTACGTGGACGACGAGGACGCCGCCCTGCGCGGCACCCGTCATCTGATCAACCTCGGGCACCGCCGGATCGCCTGTCTCCAGACGCACGACACCACGGGCTTCGCCTGGAGCAGCAAGAACCGCCTCACCGGCCATCTGCGGGCGCTCGCCGAAGCGGGTCTGGAGCACGACGACTCACTCGTGATGAGCGTGCCGGACTGGAAGGGCGGCGGCATGGCCCCGGCAGCGGGCCGGCTGCTGAGCCTCCCCGACCCGCCGACCGCCATGTTCACCGAGACCGACGACATGGCCTTCCGGCTGCTGGCGGCCCTGCGCGAGGCCAACGTCCCGGTACCGGGCCGGATTTCGGTGATGGGCTTCGACGACCACGTCATGGCGGGAGTCATGGGCCTGACGACCCTGGCCCAGCCCGCCGTGGAGCTCGGACGCGCCGCCGTGCGCCTCACCCGGGCGGTGATCGACGACTCCGACGGCGCACACGAACGCCACATAGTGCTACCGACCGAACTCGTCCCACGCGGCAGCACGGGGCCGCCGCCGGTGGGGAGTCAGGCGGAGCGCCAGCCCCTTGGGGGAGACACCTCCTCAGCCGCCGGCACAGGTGCAGGTTTCGGTACGAAGACGTAG
- a CDS encoding nuclear transport factor 2 family protein yields MSDSAVATSKRNADVVRRYLRVFETQQVADLAELVAEDVLVHGAGRHVQGRHYPEQSVLTPGLSHCRVQVDDLFAADDRVTVAFTLTYTHDRTGRDLTMTGVKSYRLRGGRIVEFWGETDLHGLLRQAGLVPEQIPPF; encoded by the coding sequence ATGTCTGACTCCGCCGTGGCCACCAGCAAGCGCAACGCCGATGTCGTCCGCCGCTACCTCCGCGTCTTCGAGACGCAGCAGGTTGCCGATCTCGCCGAACTCGTAGCGGAGGACGTACTCGTCCACGGCGCCGGCCGGCACGTCCAGGGGCGGCACTATCCCGAGCAGTCAGTGCTCACACCGGGCCTGTCCCACTGCCGCGTTCAGGTCGATGACCTCTTCGCGGCGGACGACCGTGTCACCGTGGCCTTCACCCTGACCTACACCCACGACCGCACCGGCCGGGACCTCACCATGACCGGGGTCAAGTCCTACCGGCTCCGGGGCGGACGCATCGTCGAGTTCTGGGGCGAGACCGACCTGCACGGCCTCCTCCGCCAAGCCGGACTCGTCCCCGAGCAGATCCCGCCGTTCTGA
- a CDS encoding extracellular solute-binding protein: MALSRRTLLVSGLAAAGAGLTSGCAGKPLDTLLTQAAQVPRTPATLTWWVSEIPSRKGPVVADLIIRAFERRHPQIRVRKSNALSATDSNRAAVTTQLAGASPTPDVYLGDTTWPAQFGSNSLALPLQTLLPKDFWDGYPAALRRVSEYRGAVYALPFFTDSAFLYYRKDLLAKHGRPVPRTWEELVRTARTVQRAGDAPYGFLWQGSVSESLTCNVAEFLADAEAPVLDGAGRVALGGAGAERAFAMMREFTETGVTPATVGTYVEADSQDAFTGGRGVFLRNWSYAWGNAADRSVSKVAGRVGVAPRPGFAGDGPRGVSCAGGWSNFVNPNSRHLGAAVAFARFCAGEEAQMILLKNAGVIPALDEVLSRPEARAVGDPTLTGVRQLHLVARPVQSPYYPEVSKALYTRANAVIGGRTTPAQAVRAARADIRTALEGRAL; the protein is encoded by the coding sequence ATGGCCTTGAGCCGCAGAACCCTGCTCGTGAGCGGTCTCGCCGCCGCCGGAGCCGGGCTCACCAGCGGTTGCGCGGGCAAGCCCTTGGACACCCTGTTGACCCAAGCCGCCCAGGTCCCGCGTACCCCGGCCACTCTCACCTGGTGGGTATCCGAAATCCCTTCCCGGAAGGGCCCCGTGGTGGCAGACCTGATCATCCGCGCCTTCGAGCGCCGCCATCCGCAGATCCGTGTCCGAAAGTCGAACGCCCTCAGCGCCACCGACAGCAACCGTGCCGCGGTCACCACGCAGCTCGCGGGCGCCTCACCCACCCCTGACGTCTATCTCGGGGACACCACCTGGCCGGCCCAGTTCGGCAGCAACTCCCTTGCGCTGCCGCTGCAGACGCTGCTTCCCAAGGATTTCTGGGACGGCTACCCGGCGGCCCTGCGGCGGGTGAGCGAGTACCGCGGCGCCGTGTACGCGCTGCCCTTCTTCACCGACAGCGCCTTCCTCTATTACCGGAAGGATCTGCTGGCCAAGCACGGCCGGCCGGTGCCCCGTACCTGGGAGGAGCTGGTGCGCACCGCGCGCACCGTCCAGCGGGCCGGGGACGCCCCTTACGGGTTCCTCTGGCAGGGGTCCGTATCGGAGTCGCTGACCTGCAACGTTGCCGAGTTCCTGGCCGATGCCGAAGCTCCCGTGCTGGACGGTGCGGGCCGTGTGGCGCTGGGCGGAGCGGGCGCGGAGCGGGCCTTCGCCATGATGCGGGAGTTCACCGAGACGGGCGTGACGCCCGCCACCGTCGGCACGTATGTGGAAGCGGACTCGCAGGACGCTTTCACCGGCGGCCGTGGTGTCTTTCTGCGCAACTGGTCCTACGCCTGGGGCAATGCGGCCGACCGCTCGGTCTCCAAGGTGGCGGGCCGGGTCGGTGTCGCGCCCCGCCCCGGCTTCGCCGGTGACGGCCCCCGCGGGGTGAGCTGCGCCGGAGGCTGGAGCAATTTCGTCAACCCCAACTCCCGGCACCTCGGGGCCGCGGTCGCTTTTGCCCGGTTCTGTGCCGGTGAGGAGGCGCAGATGATTCTGCTGAAGAACGCCGGGGTGATCCCGGCACTCGACGAGGTGCTGTCCCGGCCCGAGGCCCGTGCGGTCGGCGATCCGACGCTCACCGGGGTCCGCCAACTGCACCTGGTCGCCCGGCCGGTGCAGTCCCCTTACTACCCCGAGGTCAGCAAGGCGCTCTACACCCGGGCCAACGCGGTGATCGGCGGCCGGACCACACCCGCCCAGGCCGTTCGCGCGGCCCGCGCCGATATCCGGACCGCGCTGGAAGGCAGGGCGCTGTGA
- a CDS encoding sugar ABC transporter permease: MSRRRRARTGWLFASPALLAITAVTVFPVLFSVLLSFADVRLEYGGFRILSLTGDHYAAVLSSPEWRQALAFTFGFTAVTVLLELVLGTAAALVLERLGAARGWVLAVLLLPWALINVVAAQLWGYLYNGTYGGLTWLFTQILGHQPDILGQPASAMGAMVVVDVWKTTPFVAIVVLAGLMLIPGDVYEAAEIDGAGTWTTFWKVTLPQLRPIMAIAVLFRILQAFGIFDLPFVLTQGGPGTATESLAILGYKTLFQNLAIGRGAAVATTTAVIVITCCLLFLRVFKAQADEGGRA; this comes from the coding sequence GTGAGCAGACGTCGCCGGGCGCGTACCGGCTGGCTCTTCGCTTCCCCGGCGCTGCTGGCCATCACCGCCGTGACGGTCTTCCCGGTGCTCTTCTCGGTGCTGCTCAGCTTCGCCGATGTCCGCCTGGAGTACGGCGGGTTCCGCATCCTGTCCCTGACGGGCGACCATTACGCCGCCGTGCTGAGCAGCCCGGAGTGGCGCCAGGCGCTCGCCTTCACCTTCGGGTTCACCGCCGTCACCGTCCTCCTGGAACTGGTGCTGGGCACCGCCGCCGCGCTCGTGCTGGAACGGCTGGGGGCAGCCCGCGGCTGGGTCCTGGCGGTCCTGCTGCTGCCCTGGGCCCTGATCAATGTCGTCGCCGCCCAGCTGTGGGGGTATCTCTACAACGGCACCTACGGCGGGCTGACCTGGCTCTTCACCCAGATTCTGGGCCACCAGCCGGACATTCTCGGGCAGCCCGCCTCCGCCATGGGCGCCATGGTGGTGGTCGATGTCTGGAAGACCACGCCCTTTGTCGCGATTGTCGTCCTCGCCGGGCTGATGCTGATTCCCGGCGACGTCTACGAGGCGGCAGAGATCGACGGCGCCGGCACCTGGACGACGTTCTGGAAGGTGACCCTGCCGCAGCTGCGCCCGATCATGGCCATCGCCGTCCTCTTCCGCATCCTGCAGGCCTTCGGCATCTTCGACCTGCCCTTCGTCCTGACCCAGGGCGGTCCGGGCACCGCCACCGAGTCCCTGGCGATCCTCGGATACAAGACGCTCTTCCAGAACCTCGCCATCGGCCGCGGCGCGGCGGTGGCAACCACCACCGCCGTCATCGTGATCACGTGCTGTCTGCTCTTCCTGCGGGTCTTCAAGGCGCAGGCCGACGAAGGAGGGCGGGCATGA
- a CDS encoding cupin domain-containing protein — MTAPDSPTHPAAHRPDPELGFPAPGEVLRRLRTQRGMSLRQVAAECGLSVSFLASLERGETDIALERLGRLAKVFGHNVGSFLGFSPGQAAPSLFPFGEQPVIERAPGITYRVLRAPELGYQVVQGDFAPHSALGEDLQHEGTDLIIVTEGTLVTRYNGVDHTLRTGDCARWSAGYPHSFRNDTDQPARMVALLFSSLY, encoded by the coding sequence ATGACCGCCCCGGACTCCCCGACGCATCCGGCAGCCCACCGCCCGGACCCCGAACTGGGCTTTCCGGCTCCAGGGGAGGTCCTGCGCCGGCTGCGGACCCAGCGGGGCATGTCGCTGCGTCAGGTGGCGGCCGAATGCGGTCTTTCGGTCTCGTTCCTGGCGTCGCTGGAGCGGGGCGAGACCGATATCGCGCTGGAACGGCTCGGCCGGCTGGCGAAGGTGTTCGGGCACAACGTGGGGTCCTTCCTCGGCTTCTCGCCCGGCCAGGCGGCGCCGTCCCTGTTCCCGTTCGGAGAACAGCCGGTGATCGAGCGCGCGCCCGGCATCACCTACCGGGTGCTGCGTGCACCGGAGTTGGGGTACCAGGTGGTCCAGGGAGACTTCGCCCCGCACAGCGCGCTGGGCGAGGACCTTCAGCACGAGGGCACGGACCTGATCATCGTGACCGAGGGCACCTTGGTGACCCGGTACAACGGCGTCGACCACACCCTGCGGACTGGGGACTGCGCGCGCTGGTCGGCGGGGTACCCGCACTCCTTCCGCAACGACACCGACCAGCCCGCGCGGATGGTCGCGCTGCTCTTCTCCAGCCTTTACTGA
- a CDS encoding Lrp/AsnC family transcriptional regulator codes for MKSDTVTLDEVDRGLVHALQIDGRAAFRAIGEALGVSENTVARRYRRLRTAGLLRVVGTLNGARLGYSAWTIRLRCTPDAAGSMATALAKRNDISFVHLLSGGTEISFSTQTRSSDESDALLLHQLPRTARVTSVSAHLLLTHYALPNNWAGPAWLTPEQAALLTPPPAADRDAEVDADASMDLREGDRALLEALGRDGRAGYAELATVTGWSDATVRRRIATLRRAGVLIFLVDIPSAALGFRAEARLWMSVQPSQLTTVATAMAGHPEASLVAMTTGPTNLLAAVNCRDAQDLSRYLTERIASLDAIRTIETAPVIRTLKRAGTLLLPPAPSRRTKRDT; via the coding sequence GTGAAGTCAGATACCGTCACTCTCGACGAGGTCGATCGAGGGCTGGTGCACGCCCTGCAGATCGACGGCCGGGCCGCTTTCCGCGCCATCGGCGAGGCCCTTGGCGTCTCCGAGAACACCGTGGCCCGCCGCTACCGGCGGCTGCGTACCGCCGGTCTCCTGCGTGTGGTCGGCACCCTGAACGGCGCCCGGCTCGGTTACAGCGCCTGGACGATCCGGCTGCGCTGCACCCCCGACGCGGCCGGGTCCATGGCCACGGCACTGGCCAAGCGCAACGACATCTCCTTCGTCCATCTGCTGTCCGGCGGTACGGAGATCTCCTTCAGTACGCAGACCCGCTCCAGCGACGAGAGCGACGCGCTGCTCCTGCACCAGCTGCCCCGCACCGCTCGCGTCACCTCGGTCTCGGCGCATCTCCTGCTCACCCACTACGCCCTGCCCAACAACTGGGCGGGGCCCGCGTGGCTCACCCCGGAACAGGCCGCCCTCCTCACCCCGCCTCCCGCCGCCGACCGGGACGCGGAGGTGGACGCGGATGCCTCGATGGATCTGAGGGAAGGGGACCGCGCCCTCCTCGAGGCTTTGGGTCGGGACGGCCGGGCCGGCTACGCCGAACTCGCCACCGTCACCGGCTGGTCGGACGCGACCGTCCGGCGCCGCATCGCCACCCTGCGCCGAGCCGGAGTCCTGATCTTCCTGGTCGACATCCCCTCGGCCGCCCTGGGCTTTCGCGCCGAAGCCCGGCTCTGGATGTCCGTCCAACCCTCGCAGCTCACCACCGTGGCAACCGCGATGGCCGGCCACCCGGAGGCCTCTCTGGTGGCGATGACCACCGGTCCGACCAACCTGCTCGCCGCCGTCAACTGCCGTGACGCACAAGACCTTTCCCGCTACCTCACGGAACGGATCGCCTCCCTGGACGCGATCCGCACCATCGAGACCGCCCCGGTCATCCGCACCCTCAAACGGGCAGGCACCTTGCTGCTGCCTCCGGCACCGAGCAGGAGGACGAAACGGGACACCTGA
- a CDS encoding carbohydrate ABC transporter permease: MSRRAPASGIRRYVNAVNLGGLAIVVLSALPLYWMIASSFKGPGEISADPPSLVPKAATLGNYAEAFVRNGIGRYLLNSVLVASVSTAAVLGLSFFAGYALARTPLRGRGAIMTALLMLSVFPPIALVVPLFLLERQLGLLNSYAGLIVPYVALNLPFAIWIMRNYLVGVPRELEEAATVDGAGPLRTVLTVIAPLARPGLFTAGIFTFTATWSEFLLALTFNSEDGHRTVPVGIALFTSQYTVPYGTLFAGAMAATVPIGVLVMIFRRSIVSGMTSGAVKG, translated from the coding sequence ATGAGCCGCCGTGCACCGGCGTCCGGCATCCGCCGGTACGTCAACGCCGTCAACCTCGGCGGTCTGGCCATCGTCGTGCTGTCGGCGCTGCCCCTGTACTGGATGATCGCTTCGTCCTTCAAAGGGCCGGGCGAGATCAGCGCCGACCCGCCGAGCCTGGTCCCGAAGGCGGCGACGCTCGGCAACTACGCCGAGGCCTTCGTCCGCAACGGCATCGGCCGGTATCTGCTCAACAGCGTGCTGGTGGCGTCGGTTTCCACGGCCGCCGTGCTGGGGCTGTCCTTCTTCGCGGGCTACGCCCTGGCCCGCACCCCGCTGCGGGGCCGCGGCGCCATCATGACCGCACTGCTGATGCTGTCCGTCTTCCCGCCGATCGCGCTGGTCGTTCCGCTCTTCCTGCTGGAGCGGCAGCTGGGGCTGCTCAACAGCTATGCGGGCCTGATCGTGCCCTATGTCGCGCTGAACCTCCCGTTCGCCATCTGGATCATGCGCAACTACCTGGTCGGGGTCCCGCGTGAGCTGGAGGAGGCGGCCACCGTCGACGGCGCGGGCCCGCTGCGTACCGTCCTGACCGTCATCGCCCCCCTCGCCCGGCCGGGGCTGTTCACCGCGGGGATCTTCACCTTCACCGCGACCTGGTCGGAGTTCCTGCTGGCGCTGACCTTCAACAGCGAGGACGGTCACCGCACCGTTCCGGTCGGCATCGCCCTGTTCACCAGCCAGTACACCGTCCCCTACGGGACGCTCTTCGCGGGGGCCATGGCCGCCACCGTCCCCATCGGCGTCCTGGTCATGATCTTCCGCCGCTCGATCGTCTCGGGCATGACCTCAGGGGCGGTGAAGGGATGA